The nucleotide window GCAATTTCTGTTGCAGAACATACGTTCTTGTTGATGCTTTATTTGGTTAAGAATATAAAAATAAGCCTATTTAACTCTCCGACAAATACAGGTTCGTTCGTTAGAAGGCAACAAGATAGAATGGGATCCGAATTACTAGGAAAGACATTATTAATAATTGGATTGGGGGTTACAGGAATAGAAGTAGCTAAACGAGCGAAAGCATTTGGGATGAAAGTTATTGCCGTAACAAAACATCCTTTCACAAAAACTGAAGGTGGAGATAAGAAATATTTTGTAGATAATTTGTATGGTGTAGATAAACTCTCTGAAGCTATTCCACGAGCAGACATACTATCAATTCATGCTCCCTTAAATAGAGAAACTGAAAACATGATAGGAAGTAACGAATTAAATTTGATGAAACAATCTGCTTATTTAATTAATGTGGCCCGAGCTCAAGTGGTAAGCAAGGATGCGTTGATAAAATCTTTGAAGGAAGGGAAAATTGCAGGAGCCGCATTTGATGTATTTTGGAAAGAACCAGTAGACCCAAAGGATGAATTGCTGCTTCTTGATAATTTCCTATTAACACCACATATTGCTGGATGGACCCATGAGGCAATTGATTCTATATCCGATATCATATTCATTAACATTGAAAGAATAATGCGAGGACAAATTCCACTGACATTGGTCAACAAAGTAGATGAAAACCTCTAGGAAAGGATATACTTGAATTTATAAAAAAAACTACCCCATTTCAACTTGCTTCTCAAGTTGTATTATAGCATTAGTCTGGATAAGATAACTCCAATTATATTGAGAATTGAACCACGATCGCTAACTTTTTTTACCAATACTTTCTTCAATCATCCTTTGTCCTTTTTTCTTTAGTATTAGAATTCGCAAAATTACATTTGTAATCTGCAAGTAACTCAAATTATTCAAATCCATTATATACCTCACTATTTTATTTATTTGTATTTGTGGTAGATAGTAAGGAAGAAGACAGTGAGGATTCATTCCATAAAAAATTCAAAAGGTTTACGATTAGTCATGTCCATGAAAAAGAATCATCTGGAACCATCGATCAAGCGTTACTCAATCAAGTAGCATATAAAGAAAAGATTCGAATTGCTATAACATCTATTATTGCTTCGGCCTCACTTACCATTGCCAAGGTCATAATTGCAATTTTTACTAATAGTCTGGGCCTACTCTCTGAAGGAATGCATTCAGGTTTAGATGTTCTTGCTGCCTCGATGACATTATATGCAATTAGAATATCAAGGAAACCACCTGATCCTGAACATAATTATGGATATGCAAAATTTGAAAGCCTGACGAGTTTAGGGGCTGTTTTGCTTTTATTCATCGTTGCTGGCTGGATTTTTTACGAAGGTTTGGAGAGAATATTCTTTAAACATGTAGTTCCTGAAATCACTGTTTTTTCGTTCGGTGTCTTGATAGCATCGATATTAGTTGATTATGGCCGATCTAGGGCTCTTTACAAGGTTGCTGATAAATATGGTAGCCAGGCTATAGAGGCAGATGCATTACACTTCCGAGTTGATATGCTTACTTCTTCTGTTGTACTTGTCGGTCTAGCAATTGTATATTTTCTTGGAATTCCTAATGCTGATGCATATTCTGCAATCACGGTTGCTGGTCTTATTGTATTCACTTCATTAGGACTTGGCAGACGAACACTAGATGTGCTATTGGATAAGGCACCAAAAGGAATTCAAGGACAAATACATGAATCGATAACAGGTTTTGAAGGAATAAAAAAGGCCCATAGCATCAGGGTAAGGAAGGTGGGAAAAGATACTTTTGTAGATTTACACATAGAAGTTCCAAGAATATTCACCCACGATAAAGCACATCGAATAGCTACTAACGTAGAGAATAAAATCAAGAATGAAATCCTGCCAAATTCTGATGTTGTTGTTCATGTAGATGCGGTAGAAGATTATCTGACAGAAACCATCAAAGACAAAATAAGACTTATCTCCGAAGATTTTCCTTCAATAAAAAATGTTCATTCAATTTATCTTTCAAATATTGTAGGTAATCAAACGAATGATGGATCAAAGAACGATGAAAATGGTGAGAATTCTTTACATCTTTTGCATCTTTATCTGGATGTTCAGATGGATGATAAATTAAGTTTCAAAATAGCTCATGGAGTTGTTGATGATTTTGAAAAGAAAATAAAGGAAGAGGTTCAAAATATAAAACGGATTACCACTCATATTGAAACAGATTTGGATACAGAATCAACGGTGGGACATGAGGAGTTTGCTGATCAGACCTTCTTGGAAAGAATAAAAAAAATTGCACTGTCCATTGAAGGAGTTGCTGATTGCGATGAAATTTCCCTGGTCTATGTAAAAAACGAACTTCACATTACTTTGACTATTAAAATAAATCCTTTATCAGTTAGATCTAATAGTAAATCTGGTGATTCGATTCCCTCCTCTTCCTCTAACCCCGATGATAGTCTTTCAGTGGAAAAAGCTCATGATATTTCTACCCAGGTTCAAAATCTTCTTTTGGAGAATACGAATGCTGCACGAGTAGTTGTACATGCAGAGCCTGTCTAGGAATAAAAAGTCATTTAATATATTTGAAAATCCACCATATTACGATCCTCTATCTTAGTGCATGGCTTTTTCCTTTTCAAACAATTTACAGCTTCTCAAAGTAGAAGGGCGGGTGGGCTTTCATACTCTTTTAATAGATTCTGAAATGTCATAATATATAGCGATAATTGTGTTTAGCTCCAAGCACAGGTAATTATCCTTGTTTACTAACATTGTATTTATTTTAATTAATGGCAATTAGTGTTCTCTCGAATGGGAAAATGGTGCTTTGGTTACCTTCCCTTATTATTATCCGAGTCAATGGGATTTATTTGATCTTTTCTAAAAAAGTGATTAATATGCGTTAGGCTAGTTAATTCATACAAATGAAAAAACTATTAACTCCTATAATTTAATCTGCCTAATATGAATGAATTTTACGTGAGTTTTTGGAATGTTAACAATTTATTTGATACTCTTCCCACATCAATAGGATCTACTATTGAATTTACTCCTGACAGAGGATGGAATAATGTAGTAAAGAACAAGAAAATTGAAAATCTGGCTCGTGTAATAAATTCTCTGCATGATAACCAGGGACCAGACATAATCGGTCTATGTGAAATTGAGAGTGAAAAATTAGCCCTTAATTTAATAGATAAACTACGAGCGGAAAAAGAATATTCAATTGCACAATATCTTAATAGCCCAGACATTCGGGGGATTGATACATGTTTGTTATACTCTAAAAAACTATTTAGACTAAATGCCGTTAAGGGCTATAGTACCCAACTAAGATACCCAACAAGAGATATTTTGGCAGCAAATTTTACTGTTTTATCAAATGATGCAGATCTAAATATAATTGTTAATCATTGGCCCTCACGAGCTGGGGGGCGATTCGAAACTGAACCGCTTAGAATTGCAGTTGCTGAAAATTGTGCACGTGCTGTTGAAGATATTTTGAAAATAAACCAGAATGAATTGCAGAGCCTTCCAGGGGATTTAAGGTATGATAAAAGGTCACTTTCACTGTTGAATCAACGATGGAATAAGAATATTTTGCTAATGGGCGATTTTAATGATAATCCTTATGATAGAAGTATTTTGAGCTATTTGCGTGCTACAGCTGACAGACGAAAGCTAATGAATTGGGATGAAATATTCGAACATCCAATTCAAAAAAGATGGCCCTCAAATAGACAGACCGATAAACACAATTATTTATTTTATCAAGGATATCTATTTAATTGCATGTGGTCACTCATACCGGATGGAACTATTTTCTATGACGGTGGGTACGATTTATTTGATCAATTTATTGTCTCTCGTGGGTTGCTAAATGGAGAACAAGAACTGAAAATAGATTTAGATAAAATTCAAATAAATAAAAAAATTCAATTAGATCGCAATATTTCCTATGATTTTTTCGATACCAGGGATCGAAACAAAATTCATCCTTCTTATGGACAAAGTCCTATGAGATTTGAATATCAGCGAATTAAGCCAAACGGAGATCTTGAAGAAATATCTCCGGGAAGAACAATTCTCACAGGGTATAGCGATCACTTTCCAATCGAATCCACCATTGACCTTCTTTAATATGATACAAAACCAGGTACAACCGTCAATTTTTTGATTAATCCGAATCAATACAGAAATAATACTAAATCTTAGATGAATACGTTGGTGCTAAAACCGTTAATGTATTGTATTCCTTTTTACTAGAATTAGTGATTCAAATAGGATACAATCTGGAATGGAAATACCTAAATCAACACAAAAACAAAAACAAAAACAAATAATTAATGAACCTTTATTATTATGATTCTCGCAAAATAAACTAGAATATGAAAAATTGGGACGAGGATCTGGCAAAGATAATGGAAAAAAAGAGGAAAGAATACAAAGAACAAATTGACAATAATCTTCAATCAAACACTAATCACGATAAGGATTTCAGTGGCCCAATTACGTTAAGTGATTATGATTTTGACGAAACAACTAGAAAATACCCACTTTTAGTAGTGGATTTCTGGGCTCCTTGGTGTGGCCCTTGTAAATTGGTATCGCCTATAATTGACCAATTGGCCATCGAATTCAGAGGAAAAGCAGTGTTTGGTAAACTAAATGTTGATGAAAATCCGACCGTGGCCAATATTTTTGGGATCCAAAGTATTCCTACTTTGATGATATTTAAGAATGGAGAAGCAGTAGATGGCATTATGGGTGCTGTGCCAAAAGAGCAACTGATGTCTACAATATCTCGGTATTTTTAGACATGAGTTGACGAATAATAGTGCGCTTATTCCTTTGGCGAGTATCTTACTGATTCTTTATGCTTTTCTCCGGATTTTTTGCGAGAAATCTGGTTCTTAAAGCTGTCACTCATTTCATCAAAAATTTTTGCAATGTCATATTCGTTTGTAGATGTATATGTATATCTTCTGTGAGGGGAGATAATGTTTGCAGATATCTCGTATCTCTTTCGTTCCCCCGTGACATCTTTAATTTTGATTTTACATCTGGCTTCTATAATCTCTGGAGATATTTTATGCATTAATTTTATTATATTAGTAAATTTTGATTTTACCAATTCTGATTCAAATGGATCCTCTGGTAAGCCTATTATGTAGGCAGGAATTTCGCTCTCAACCTGTTCTCCTAATAGTGAAATAATATCTCTGAAAGTAATTATACCTAACACAGTATCAAGTGACTTTACTAATGCATAGGATGAATTGGAATTTAGCAATAAGTTTATTACAGAATTAATATCTTCATTTGGGCCAATCGTTACTATATCTCTGTCCGCAATACCACTTACTTCGAGTTCAAGTCTGTGTTTATCATGTTCTGATACAATTGCATCCCTTGCAATCCTCTCTGATGGAATCAATATGTGCATAATGTCACTTGACGTAACAATACCCCTAACCATATTTTTCCCCTCATGCATTTGTTCTACGATTGGCAGGTGATCTATCATGTCTCTTACCATTATGTTCCTTGCGGTCGCCACTTTATCCTTTGGTTCAGTTGTGATAAGCTCGGGAGTCATCAAGTCAGAAGCGATAATCCGTTTGTCAAAGTTTATTTTCTTCTTATCAAAAGTTTCAAGGATGTATTGTAATATTCTTTTTGACGATACTTGCCCTATAATTTCATGACTGCTTTCGGCAACAATAGGCAGCGCTCGCAATCTATGAAGGCTCATTATCCTTGCAGCATTTCCAACAGAGTCAGTTTGTTTGAGACTTGGGATTCTCTTCCCTATTGTGGAAGATTTCATTGTGTTAATATCTCTAGCAACTAAAATGTCTCTAGTATTCAGGCAAAATAGTGATTTATCTGATAATTGAACAAATACCTCGTGGGATTTTTCTTTAGTCATTATTCCGATGATTTTAGATATAGGAACATCTTCCTTAACTAACACCGGCTTCTCAATAAGATCTCTTAATTCCTTACTTCGAATGTCTTTTAAATGACTATATAATTGTCTACTGACCTCTTGTGAAATCATGTTATTGTATATATCCTATATTATTTTATATTTGCGTAATTAACATGGCTCTGGCAGGTTTTAATTGCGTTTTTTTAAGGTTAATGTTTTATCTCTACCGTAGATAGCTGCATGTTTACGGTAGAGAGATTGTTTAAGAAATCGATCACTTGCACAAGTTAGTACGATATATATCAAAAGCTAAAATATTACTGAAACTGCTATTTTCAATCCTTATTGTTACTCAAGTATTGATTTTCCTTTTCAAATTGTAGCTACTAACTAAAAGAAAGAAATGACGATTTATTCAATTAATACTTTGTTCTTTATATCTTCTCGTGAACTCTTTTTCAATTTCTTCTTTCTTAATTACTTCCCCTCGTCTGCCTGGGGTTCTAATCGCTTGTTGGTTCACCTGTCGCCTTTCTTCTTCTAATTCATTAAATCCTCTTTGGTAATCATTTATTTGTTGCTTTTTCTTTTGAAGCTCCAAAGCATAGGATTTTCTAAAGAATTCTTCTTCGGAATTAATAATAACATTGTTATTCCCTAGTTCCACATACTTATATACTCGGTCTTGATATATCAACATTTAATTTTCCTAGTTAAGACCATCAACATACTTTGTAGATCTTGATTTCTATCAATAACTTTAATGATTTGTGTGTTCTTTTATAATTACAATTGAATCAGAGAATTTTTGTCAAAATATCTATGAATAATTTATTCTTGGCGGCAATTTTAATGCCTTTGTTGGCCTTGGCCCCGGTTGCGTACGCCCAAAACAATGAAACTAATTTTATAAACGATGAAACCATTAACGAAGCCAAAAATACTTCAATGGGCCTTGTAAACCAAGCTCCTGGTGCATTAAAAAGTGCTTATAACGAAGCCAAAAATACTTCAATGGGCCTTGTAAACCAAGCTCCTGGTGCATTAAAAAGTGCTTATAACGAAGCCAAAAATACTTCAATGGGCCTTGTAAACCAAGCTCCTGGTGCATTAAAAAGTGCTTATAACGAAGCCAAAAATACTTCAATGGGCCTTGTAAACCAAGCTCCTGGTGCATTAAAAAGTGCTTATAACGAAGCCAAAAATACTTCAATGGGCCTTGTAAACCAAGCTCCTGGTGCATTAAAAAGTGCTTATAACGAAGCCAAAAATACTTCAATGGGCCTTGTAAACCAAGCCTCAAATCTTATTAAGAACGATACTAATTCAAGTAAGCTGTTTAATCAATTGGAAGGTGACGTTGGGAATTTGATCAAGGAGTTCTCCAGTTTCCTTTCAAGATAGTCTAAAATTAGATTCTATACTTTCCCTTTTTTTTACGTTGTCACACGGTTTGTTATAGATCATTAAGTCACAATATCATAGCATCGCTCCCTATTGACACGATAAGATAGCAGCTGTACTAAATTGTGATTAATCATATAATTACCTAAAAATTCTTTAAATAATCAAATGATAAAGTATAGATGATTCCTTTGGCTATATTAACCGTTTTAACTCTAATCCCTATAAATATGAAAAAGTATACATCTAGACTGACTTTATTTATATTTATATAAATCAGGTTCAAAACATACTCATGAAAGGGTTGATCATTTATGTTAAGGAAAATAATTTTAATGCAGTTAAACAAGTCCTAGTCGACAACCAAGTAGATGGTATTACATACTTTGATATCATGGGACAGGGTCCTCTTGACAGGGAAGCTACCGAAAGGATTGTACAAGGTTATAAAACTGGAGAAAAATATACACCTGAATTCGCTCGTCGTACTCGAATCGAAACCATCGTGTCTGATTCAAAAGCGAACTCTATTATTGAAGCATTAAAGGGGGATGCAAATATACATGGTAAAATCTTTATTTTTGATGTATCTGAATCACATGACTTGTAGTTTAAAACCCTAGAACTACATAATTATCTTTTGTGTAATGTTTTAGCATCAAATAGTTTTTATTGTGTTTAAAATTTGGTAAGTTAGTAAGTTAGTCGATGTCGACACATTAAATCTTTCCGGGCTTTTATCTGTTT belongs to Candidatus Nitrosocosmicus arcticus and includes:
- a CDS encoding NAD(P)-dependent oxidoreductase; its protein translation is MKIKAMIQSLEFKQQLARKADKSNIRLEFVNYNEPLIPQIQDTDILINSFDKIDKSFIDSCPNIKLVQQSGIGVDSIDIDYCSRKGIYVANVPMANAISVAEHTFLLMLYLVKNIKISLFNSPTNTGSFVRRQQDRMGSELLGKTLLIIGLGVTGIEVAKRAKAFGMKVIAVTKHPFTKTEGGDKKYFVDNLYGVDKLSEAIPRADILSIHAPLNRETENMIGSNELNLMKQSAYLINVARAQVVSKDALIKSLKEGKIAGAAFDVFWKEPVDPKDELLLLDNFLLTPHIAGWTHEAIDSISDIIFINIERIMRGQIPLTLVNKVDENL
- the trxA gene encoding thioredoxin, with product MKNWDEDLAKIMEKKRKEYKEQIDNNLQSNTNHDKDFSGPITLSDYDFDETTRKYPLLVVDFWAPWCGPCKLVSPIIDQLAIEFRGKAVFGKLNVDENPTVANIFGIQSIPTLMIFKNGEAVDGIMGAVPKEQLMSTISRYF
- a CDS encoding P-II family nitrogen regulator: MKGLIIYVKENNFNAVKQVLVDNQVDGITYFDIMGQGPLDREATERIVQGYKTGEKYTPEFARRTRIETIVSDSKANSIIEALKGDANIHGKIFIFDVSESHDL
- a CDS encoding CBS domain-containing protein — encoded protein: MISQEVSRQLYSHLKDIRSKELRDLIEKPVLVKEDVPISKIIGIMTKEKSHEVFVQLSDKSLFCLNTRDILVARDINTMKSSTIGKRIPSLKQTDSVGNAARIMSLHRLRALPIVAESSHEIIGQVSSKRILQYILETFDKKKINFDKRIIASDLMTPELITTEPKDKVATARNIMVRDMIDHLPIVEQMHEGKNMVRGIVTSSDIMHILIPSERIARDAIVSEHDKHRLELEVSGIADRDIVTIGPNEDINSVINLLLNSNSSYALVKSLDTVLGIITFRDIISLLGEQVESEIPAYIIGLPEDPFESELVKSKFTNIIKLMHKISPEIIEARCKIKIKDVTGERKRYEISANIISPHRRYTYTSTNEYDIAKIFDEMSDSFKNQISRKKSGEKHKESVRYSPKE
- a CDS encoding cation diffusion facilitator family transporter, giving the protein MVDSKEEDSEDSFHKKFKRFTISHVHEKESSGTIDQALLNQVAYKEKIRIAITSIIASASLTIAKVIIAIFTNSLGLLSEGMHSGLDVLAASMTLYAIRISRKPPDPEHNYGYAKFESLTSLGAVLLLFIVAGWIFYEGLERIFFKHVVPEITVFSFGVLIASILVDYGRSRALYKVADKYGSQAIEADALHFRVDMLTSSVVLVGLAIVYFLGIPNADAYSAITVAGLIVFTSLGLGRRTLDVLLDKAPKGIQGQIHESITGFEGIKKAHSIRVRKVGKDTFVDLHIEVPRIFTHDKAHRIATNVENKIKNEILPNSDVVVHVDAVEDYLTETIKDKIRLISEDFPSIKNVHSIYLSNIVGNQTNDGSKNDENGENSLHLLHLYLDVQMDDKLSFKIAHGVVDDFEKKIKEEVQNIKRITTHIETDLDTESTVGHEEFADQTFLERIKKIALSIEGVADCDEISLVYVKNELHITLTIKINPLSVRSNSKSGDSIPSSSSNPDDSLSVEKAHDISTQVQNLLLENTNAARVVVHAEPV